The Juglans microcarpa x Juglans regia isolate MS1-56 chromosome 8S, Jm3101_v1.0, whole genome shotgun sequence genome has a window encoding:
- the LOC121244605 gene encoding LOW QUALITY PROTEIN: nitrate regulatory gene2 protein-like (The sequence of the model RefSeq protein was modified relative to this genomic sequence to represent the inferred CDS: deleted 2 bases in 1 codon): MGCGVSKVDDLPLVTLCRERRDFIKAASDHRYALAAAHLSYFHSLADVGDSLRRFVDEELVIASSSPSSPLLTLPPDRVKKAGKRVNINGSSSSTSISHSVPPEEEEEENIADSHLHLSSDSESGSGSGHIHIHDSSPEEQTLFFSSSFLRLSSYWLGPPGVNSYMYYMKRSGTPMQTVVQQDPERYSAANGQWPESSYGYSGYPPYGDRYGGFFGFPPMGSPVNGPQSNPQPSTPPPPPSPPRVSTWDFLNVFDTYDDTGYPGYFSQTRYGFGSTTSSPDSKEVRAREGIPDLEDETVQEVAAKVVHKEKKKLNEDENMNLNNNRAAGEGTSRAVPIHGSGSSSTIPLNSSRSSQSNSAQEKEIKSSPDTIVSEEGSSRKKGVSFGVDEVSHPMDGESSMPSSLTTLSAHGTRDLQEVVKEIRDEFETASSYGKEVGLLLEVGKMPYQPRSAALRVIISRIWYSVAPSKFSSPPRSRVSVRLSSRTMKIAKAYYGESGKDFNMKSGNLSSTLDKLYEWEKKLYKEVKDEERLRASYEKKCKRLKVLDDRGAESSKIDATRASIRKLQTKINVCIRAVDVISRRINKLRDEELQPQLTQLIHGLIKMWKCMLNCHQKQFQAIMESKSRSLKANAGFYRDSGLKATLELEMELLNWCSRFNNWINTQKSYVHSLNEWLLRCLDKEQEETPDGPAPFSPGRIGAPPIFIICNDWYQAMVRISEKSLSSSLHEFALSLHQLWERQDEERRQRIKAEYLSKDFEKQLRTLRMEMGRMELDHDAMSDKTVVSKVTSGSGVSPLDDLKVDLDSMRKRLYEERARHKETVKQVHDEASNGIQAGLVPIFEALEKFTSEALKAHEQVRLQNGGS; this comes from the exons ATGGGCTGCGGAGTCTCCAAGGTTGACGATCTCCCTTTGGTTACGCTTTGCAGGGAGCGTAGGGACTTCATCAAAGCGGCGTCTGACCACCGCTACGCTCTCGCCGCCGCCCACTTGTCCTATTTCCACTCCCTCGCCGACGTCGGCGACTCCCTGCGGCGGTTTGTCGACGAGGAGCTCGTGATTGCTTCGTCGTCTCCGAGTTCTCCGCTCCTCACTCTTCCCCCCGATCGAGTGAAGAAGGCTGGGAAGAGGGTGAATATTAACGGCTCGTCGTCGTCGACCTCGATTTCGCATTCGGTCCCgccggaggaggaggaggaggaaaacaTTGCGGATTCACACTTGCATTTGTCGTCCGACTCCGAATCGGGTTCTGGTTCGGGTCACATTCACATCCACGATAGTAGTCCGGAAGAACAG ACATtattcttctcctcctccttcttaCGCCTATCCTCCTACTGGTTGGGGCCTCCCGGAGTGAATTCTTACATGTATTACATGAAAAGGTCCGGTACGCCGATGCAGACCGTGGTGCAACAGGATCCGGAGAGATATTCTGCGGCAAACGGGCAATGGCCTGAGTCATCGTACGGGTATTCGGGCTATCCGCCTTATGGGGACAGGTATGGTGGTTTCTTCGGCTTTCCTCCGATGGGTTCGCCTGTAAATGGTCCCCAGAGTAATCCTCAACCGAGTACGCCGCCTCCTCCGCCTTCGCCACCGAGGGTGTCCACCTGGGATTTTCTCAACGTTTTTGATAcctatgatgatactggttacCCGGGTTATTTCTCGCAGACTCGATACGGGTTCGGATCGACCACGAGTAGCCCCGACTCGAAAGAGGTGAGGGCGAGGGAGGGGATTCCTGATTTGGAGGATGAAACAGTGCAAGAGGTTGCCGCAAAGGTGGTGcacaaggaaaagaagaagttaAATGAGGACGAGAATatgaatttgaataataataggGCTGCTGGTGAGGGGACTTCAAGGGCCGTGCCAATACATGGTTCAGGAAGTTCAAGCACAATACCATTGAATAGTAGTCGTAGCTCACAATCAAACTCTGCTCAGGAAAAGGAGATAAAGAGCAGTCCTGACACAATTGTGTCCGAAGAAGGGTCCTCAAGGAAGAAAGGGGTGAGTTTTGGGGTCGATGAGGTATCGCATCCAATGGATGGTGAATCTTCCATGCCGAGTAGCTTGACCACATTGTCAGCCCACGGTACGAGGGATCTTCAAGAGGTTGTCAAGGAAATCAGGGATGAATTTGAGACTGCCTCCAGTTATGGGAAAGAGGTTGGCCTATTGCTTGAGGTGGGGAAGATGCCTTATCAGCCTAGAAGTGCTGCACTTAGAG TGATAATTTCTAGGATCTGGTATTCTGTTGCACCTTCCAAATTTTCTTCACCTCCTCGGTCCAGGGTGTCTGTAAGATTATCTTCTAGGACTATGAAAATAGCGAAAGCATACTACGGGGAATCTGGGAAGGACTTCAATATGAAGTCTGGAAACCTTTCATCAACTTTGGATAAACTTTATGAATGGGAGAAGAAGCTATATAAGGAAGTGAAG GATGAAGAAAGGTTACGGGCCAGTTATGAAAAAAAGTGCAAGAGACTGAAAGTTCTGGATGACCGAGGAGCTGAGTCTAGTAAAATAGATGCTACTCGGGCTTCGATAAGAAAGTTGCAGACAAAAATCAATGTTTGTATCAGGGCTGTTGACGTCATCTCACGCAGGATAAATAAGTTGAGGGATGAAGAACTGCAGCCCCAACTCACTCAATTGATTCATGG CTTGATAAAAATGTGGAAGTGCATGCTTAATTGCCATCAGAAACAGTTCCAAGCTATTATGGAGAGCAAAAGTCGCTCTCTTAAAGCAAATGCTGGCTTCTACAGAGACTCAGGTTTGAAAGCTACTCTTGAACTTGAAATGGAGCTTCTGAATTGGTGCTCCCGATTTAACAATTGGATTAACACCCAGAAATCTTATGTCCACTCCTTAAACGAGTGGCTTTTAAGGTGCCTTGacaaagaacaagaagaaactCCTGATGGACCTGCCCCTTTCTCCCCAGGTCGAATTGGAGCTCctccaattttcataatttgcaATGATTGGTACCAGGCAATGGTAAGAATATCGGAAAAAAGCTTGTCAAGTTCCTTGCATGAATTTGCTTTAAGCTTGCACCAATTATGGGAACGGCAAGATGAGGAACGGCGTCAGAGGATTAAAGCGGAATACCTCTCTAAAGATTTTGAGAAACAGCTTAGAACCTTACGCATGGAGATGGGGAGGATGGAGCTCGACCATGATGCAATGTCAGATAAAACTGTTGTGTCAAAGGTTACTTCTGGAAGTGGAGTTTCACCACTTGATGATTTAAAGGTGGACTTGGATTCGATGAGGAAGAGATTATATGAAGAGAGAGCCAGGCATAAGGAAACCGTTAAACAGGTTCATGATGAAGCTTCTAACGGTATACAAGCAGGCTTGGTTCCCATTTTCGAGGCCTTGGAGAAGTTCACTTCGGAGGCTTTGAAGGCTCATGAGCAGGTTAGACTTCAAAATGGAGGCTCTTGA